A stretch of the Gossypium hirsutum isolate 1008001.06 chromosome D07, Gossypium_hirsutum_v2.1, whole genome shotgun sequence genome encodes the following:
- the LOC107954063 gene encoding BTB/POZ domain-containing protein At5g60050, which produces MASREVSTMIKQGFISDPTLSLSSSPSRTTSTTTTSKLYSPSSSPPPPPQTESTRPIPNQTLFEMMSEEHLRDSKAIEESRKKTQTRIAKFLDELKTRSSNDWGLRSGDVRLTVVSRDGHRVSMDVHKRVLSEKSRFFAEKLSQRKEKGVSHTVEISECDDVEVYVETVVLMYSDDLKKRLIGENVNKVLALLQVSAAIMFDAGISSCLEYLEAVPWSEDEEEKVLSLLCQLELHGSMTEVLQRVLSEPSTSMRTDDIFLKLLSGVLQAKDDKARREMKTLISRLLREDSFDYNSRFDVSKDTLYHLCHRCLCSLVLCLSEAMCMDSSRQDRGVLMAEIAREADNLQWLVDILIDKRMANDFVKLWADQKELAELHSRIPTMYRHEISRITAQLCIAIGRGNILVPKDSRFSLLSTWLDALYEDFRWMRRASRSVDKKLIEEGLGQTILTLSLRQQQVILLNWFHRFLNKGDDYPNIQRAFEVWWRRAFIRQYGDVPDSSNMQITICNYPT; this is translated from the exons atggcTTCAAGGGAAGTATCTACTATGATAAAACAAGGCTTTATTTCGGACCCAACACTGTCTTTATCTTCCTCTCCATCAAGAACAACTTCTACAACCACCACCTCAAAACTCTATTCTCCTTcctcttctcctcctcctcctcctcaaaCTGAGTCAACTCGCCCTATTCCCAATCAAACCCTCTTTGAAATGATGTCGGAGGAACACCTCCGTGACTCCAAAGCCATTGAAGAGTCTCGCAAAAAGACGCAAACCCGAATTGCTAAATTCCTCGATGAACTCAAAACCCGTAGCTCCAACGACTGGGGGCTTAGATCAGGTGATGTAAGGCTCACCGTAGTCTCTAGGGATGGGCATAGAGTGTCAATGGATGTGCACAAAAGAGTTTTATCTGAGAAAAGTAGGTTCTTTGCTGAGAAGTTGAGTCAAAGGAAAGAGAAAGGAGTTTCTCACACTGTGGAAATCAGTGAATGTGATGACGTGGAGGTTTATGTGGAAACTGTGGTTTTGATGTACTCTGATGATTTGAAGAAGAGGTTGATTGGTGAAAATGTTAACAAGGTCTTGGCTTTGCTTCAG GTTTCTGCGGCCATtatgtttgatgctggaattaGTTCGTGCTTGGAATATCTGGAAGCTGTCCCCTGGTCCGAGGATGAAGAGGAGAAAGTCCTATCTCTTCTCTGCCAACTTGAGCTTCATGGCTCGATGACTGAAGTTCTTCAGAGAGTATTATCCGAACCATCTACTTCTATGAGAACAGATGACATCTTCTTGAAGCTACTTAGTGGTGTTCTTCAAGCAAAAGATGATAAAGCGCGTCGAGAAATGAAAACTCTTATTTCACGGTTACTCAGAGAAGATTCGTTTGATTATAACAGCCGGTTTGATGTCTCCAAAGATACCCTTTATCATCTTTGTCATAGATGTCTTTGTTCTCTCGTGCTTTGCTTATCTGAAGCTATGTGCATGGACAGCAGCAGGCAAGATCGAGGAGTTTTAATGGCTGAAATAGCTCGAGAAGCTGACAATTTGCAGTGGCTAGTTGATATTCTAATCGATAAAAGGATGGCAAATGACTTCGTGAAATTGTGGGCAGATCAAAAGGAACTTGCAGAACTCCATTCCAGGATTCCCACCATGTACCGACATGAAATCAGCAGGATCACTGCTCAACTATGTATCGCAATTGGTAGAGGAAACATCTTGGTGCCCAAAGACAGCCGATTCTCTCTGCTGTCAACATGGTTGGACGCTCTTTACGAAGATTTTAGATGGATGAGAAGGGCTTCTAGATCTGTAGATAAAAAACTAATTGAGGAAGGACTCGGTCAGACAATTCTTACGCTTTCGTTGCGGCAACAACAGGTTATTCTGCTCAACTGGTTCCATCGGTTTCTGAATAAAGGGGATGACTATCCCAATATCCAGAGAGCATTTGAAGTTTGGTGGAGAAGAGCCTTCATTAGACAGTACGGTGACGTGCCTGATAGTTCTAACATGCAAATAACCATCTGCAATTATCCAACCTGA